One part of the Ralstonia pickettii genome encodes these proteins:
- a CDS encoding glycerophosphodiester phosphodiesterase: MPRRLILPTLLILSTSVALSACRLEYHHGSGGGGNTTPIATLQVIGHRGASALRPEHTLASYQKAIDDGADIIEPDLVSTKDGVLVARHENEISGTTNVADVAAFSGRRTTKTIDGQSVTGWFTEDFTLGELKTLRARERIPSIRPDNVAYNDQFDIPTLDEIIALARDQSAKLGRNIGIYPETKHPTYFQSIGLPLEDRLIDGLRRDAFTASRTTVYIQSFEVANLKAIRNKIGGSQPNWKLVQLMGTSGRQPYDFVVAKDSRTFGDMMTSQGMRDIAGYANGVGPDKSSIMGLDANGKLTDPTDLIRNAHNAGLVVHPYTFRPENTFLPPSLRSGADNTRNVNGSIAEIQAFLRAGVDGFFTDDPAVGRQAVSTFKR; encoded by the coding sequence ATGCCTCGCCGCCTCATCCTGCCGACCCTGCTGATCTTGAGTACGTCCGTCGCCCTCTCCGCCTGCCGGCTGGAGTACCACCACGGCAGCGGTGGCGGTGGCAACACCACGCCCATCGCCACCCTCCAGGTGATCGGCCATCGCGGTGCCTCCGCATTGCGGCCGGAACACACGCTGGCCTCGTACCAGAAAGCCATCGACGACGGCGCCGACATCATCGAGCCGGATCTCGTCTCCACCAAAGACGGCGTGCTGGTTGCGCGCCACGAGAACGAAATCTCCGGCACGACCAACGTGGCCGACGTGGCCGCGTTTTCCGGCCGCAGGACCACCAAGACGATCGACGGCCAGAGCGTCACGGGCTGGTTCACCGAAGACTTCACGCTTGGCGAATTGAAAACGCTGCGCGCACGCGAACGCATCCCGAGCATCCGCCCCGACAACGTCGCCTACAACGACCAGTTCGACATCCCCACACTCGACGAGATCATCGCGCTGGCGCGGGACCAATCCGCCAAGCTCGGCCGCAACATCGGCATCTATCCGGAGACGAAGCACCCGACGTACTTCCAGTCGATCGGCCTGCCGCTGGAAGACCGGCTGATCGACGGCCTGCGCCGTGACGCGTTCACGGCCAGCCGCACGACGGTCTACATCCAGTCGTTCGAGGTGGCCAATCTCAAGGCCATTCGCAACAAGATCGGCGGCAGCCAACCGAACTGGAAACTCGTGCAGCTGATGGGCACATCCGGCCGACAGCCCTACGATTTTGTGGTCGCCAAAGACAGCCGTACCTTCGGCGACATGATGACGAGCCAAGGCATGCGCGACATCGCCGGATACGCCAACGGCGTCGGCCCGGACAAGAGCAGCATCATGGGCCTGGATGCGAACGGCAAGCTGACCGATCCGACCGACCTGATCCGCAACGCGCACAACGCCGGGCTGGTGGTCCATCCATATACGTTCCGCCCCGAGAACACCTTCCTGCCGCCGTCGCTGCGCAGCGGTGCGGACAACACGCGCAACGTCAACGGCTCGATCGCGGAGATCCAGGCGTTCCTGCGCGCGGGGGTCGATGGCTTCTTTACCGACGATCCGGCGGTGGGGCGGCAAGCCGTGTCGACCTTCAAGCGCTAG
- the ruvC gene encoding crossover junction endodeoxyribonuclease RuvC translates to MRILGIDPGLRTTGFGVLERHGHKLVYVASGTIKSNGNADLPSRLKTLYDGVSELVSTYRPDCASIEKVFVNVNPQSTLLLGQARGAVICGLMSGNLPVFEYTALQLKQAVVGYGRANKDQVQEMVVRLLNLAGRPGADASDALGVAICHAHGGETLAAMAGLAPQLAQKGLRVRRGRLVG, encoded by the coding sequence ATGCGCATTCTCGGCATCGATCCCGGCCTTCGCACCACGGGTTTCGGCGTGCTCGAACGGCACGGGCACAAGCTCGTCTACGTGGCCTCGGGCACGATCAAGAGCAATGGCAATGCCGACCTGCCCAGCCGTCTGAAGACGCTGTATGACGGTGTCTCCGAACTGGTGAGCACCTACCGGCCGGACTGCGCTTCCATCGAAAAGGTGTTCGTCAACGTCAACCCGCAATCGACGCTGCTGCTGGGCCAGGCCCGCGGCGCGGTGATCTGCGGCCTGATGAGCGGCAACCTGCCGGTGTTCGAGTACACCGCGCTGCAACTGAAGCAGGCCGTGGTCGGCTATGGCCGCGCCAACAAGGACCAGGTGCAGGAAATGGTCGTGCGCTTGCTCAACCTCGCAGGCAGACCGGGCGCCGATGCGTCCGACGCGCTGGGCGTGGCGATCTGCCATGCGCACGGCGGCGAGACGCTGGCCGCCATGGCTGGTCTGGCGCCGCAGCTTGCGCAAAAGGGGCTGCGCGTGCGGCGCGGCCGCCTCGTCGGCTGA